In the genome of Bacteroidetes Order II. bacterium, one region contains:
- a CDS encoding DNA-3-methyladenine glycosylase: MQHLSSLLPETAPKTVSQVLPAAFFDRHPLEVARSLIGKRVVLDSNTGTVLSGKIVETEAYRWDEAGCHAWKNALPDGQVRDKNLISAGLFDAPGTSYVYISYGLHRMLNVVCEPKGVGAGVLIRAVEPITGLHAMQVNRPGIRRLTDLTNGPGKLCRAFGIDIIHHRKSLQNGTLRLMEGTVNTEYTIGCSTRIGLAKGMGDELPWRFFEVQNPYVGKGKVVFF, from the coding sequence ATGCAGCATTTATCGTCCCTTTTGCCAGAAACTGCGCCCAAAACAGTTTCACAGGTGTTGCCAGCGGCTTTTTTCGACCGTCACCCGCTGGAAGTAGCACGAAGCCTTATTGGCAAAAGAGTGGTTTTGGATTCTAATACGGGAACTGTCCTATCTGGAAAAATTGTAGAAACCGAAGCCTACCGCTGGGACGAGGCGGGGTGTCATGCTTGGAAAAACGCACTTCCGGATGGGCAAGTACGTGACAAAAATCTTATCTCTGCGGGACTCTTCGACGCGCCCGGAACCAGTTACGTCTATATCAGCTACGGTTTACACCGAATGTTGAATGTGGTTTGCGAGCCTAAAGGGGTAGGTGCGGGCGTATTAATTAGGGCCGTGGAACCCATTACAGGCTTGCACGCAATGCAGGTCAATCGGCCTGGGATCAGACGCCTAACCGATCTGACAAATGGGCCAGGAAAACTTTGTCGGGCGTTCGGGATTGATATTATACATCATCGTAAATCATTACAAAACGGCACTTTGCGCTTGATGGAAGGAACAGTAAACACCGAGTACACGATCGGCTGCTCCACCCGGATCGGTTTGGCCAAAGGCATGGGCGACGAGTTGCCGTGGCGTTTTTTTGAGGTACAAAACCCCTATGTTGGCAAGGGTAAAGTGGTCTTTTTTTAA
- the alaS gene encoding alanine--tRNA ligase → MPVSPKTSEQIRQDFLDFFASKDHFIVPSAPLVPKDDNTLMFINSGMAPFKKSFLGTENPPSPRVADTQKCLRVSGKHNDLEEVGVDTYHHTLFEMLGNWSFGDYFKEEAIAWSWELLTEVWGLDPDRLYVTIHEGESKWHLEEDLEAREIWKKQKGLNPSHILLGTTKDNFWMMGDTGPCGPCSEIHYDGRTDAERAEVPGSALVNNDDPRVVEIWNNVFIQYNALPDGNLEKLKNRFVDTGMGFERIVRTIQGKDSNYDTDIFAPLFEKLAALAPRKEIVGYDQIQDVAEGEQERIRIAMRVIVDHIRTISFAIADGATPGNDGRGYVIRRILRRAVRYGYQTLGFRTAFMWQLVAALEQKMGPAFPEIVQQRDFIERIIRAEEESFLRTLKTGIELFQQTAERDGTITGEAAFLLHDTYGFPIDLTELMAREAGIRVDKAGFDTEMQQQKSRARAAAKFKVDQSKVDIWQIIGEDTPENFVGYDQLSVPETHIKAIKTTKDTNGNPLYYIALAQTPFYAESGGQMGDTGTLTLGGETVHVLETIKLDGRIAHRVDRLPAHTDTSVSAKVDTERRKRITGHHSATHLLHLALRDQLGTHVQQKGSLVAPDRLRFDFSHFEKVTDAQLRRLEAQVNGLIRENLPLQEERHVPIAAAQAKGAMALFGEKYGDEVRVITFGRSVELCGGTHVAATGEIGLFRFVSEGSVASGIRRIEALVGEAALAHIQSELAELEAIRGLLKSKGSAAEDVAVLQENLRIAEKATAMLKMQGLTTQLAGLLANATEVQGIRLVTGIIEGADGKALGELAQILRDKVGENAVSVLGAHDGEKVFLAATVSDDLNKKGLQAGKLIGQVAKIVGGGGGGRPQLATAGGKQPDKLTEALAAVSGLL, encoded by the coding sequence ATGCCTGTTTCTCCGAAGACTTCCGAGCAAATCCGACAAGATTTTTTAGATTTTTTTGCTTCCAAAGATCACTTTATTGTTCCCAGTGCGCCGTTGGTTCCAAAGGATGACAACACGCTCATGTTCATTAATTCTGGTATGGCGCCCTTCAAAAAGAGTTTTTTGGGAACCGAGAACCCGCCTTCGCCAAGGGTGGCTGATACCCAAAAATGCCTCCGTGTCTCTGGAAAGCACAACGATTTGGAGGAGGTGGGGGTGGATACATATCACCATACCTTGTTCGAGATGTTGGGAAATTGGTCGTTTGGTGATTATTTCAAGGAAGAGGCCATCGCATGGTCTTGGGAATTGTTAACAGAGGTTTGGGGGTTAGACCCCGATCGTCTCTATGTGACGATCCATGAAGGAGAATCCAAGTGGCATCTCGAAGAAGACTTGGAAGCACGGGAAATTTGGAAAAAACAAAAAGGCTTAAACCCCTCTCATATCTTACTGGGCACTACCAAAGATAATTTTTGGATGATGGGGGATACGGGGCCTTGCGGGCCTTGCTCTGAAATCCACTACGATGGCCGGACGGATGCCGAACGCGCCGAAGTACCGGGCAGTGCCTTGGTGAACAACGATGATCCGCGTGTCGTAGAAATCTGGAACAATGTTTTTATCCAATACAATGCCCTTCCAGATGGCAACCTCGAAAAGCTAAAAAACCGCTTTGTGGACACAGGAATGGGCTTTGAACGTATTGTCCGGACGATACAGGGAAAAGACTCTAACTACGATACCGATATCTTTGCGCCGTTATTTGAAAAACTGGCAGCACTCGCGCCACGAAAAGAAATTGTGGGATACGACCAGATTCAAGACGTTGCGGAGGGAGAACAAGAACGAATCCGGATTGCGATGCGGGTGATTGTGGATCACATCCGTACCATTTCGTTTGCTATTGCCGACGGAGCAACACCTGGTAATGACGGACGCGGCTATGTTATCCGACGCATCTTGCGGCGGGCGGTTAGGTATGGCTACCAAACCTTGGGATTCCGAACGGCCTTCATGTGGCAATTGGTGGCGGCTTTGGAACAAAAAATGGGGCCTGCTTTCCCCGAAATTGTTCAGCAACGAGATTTTATTGAGCGCATCATTCGGGCAGAAGAAGAATCGTTTCTACGGACGCTCAAAACAGGCATTGAGTTGTTCCAACAAACGGCTGAACGCGACGGAACCATCACGGGCGAAGCGGCTTTTCTTTTGCATGACACCTACGGCTTTCCGATTGATCTTACCGAATTGATGGCCCGCGAAGCTGGTATTCGGGTGGATAAAGCTGGGTTCGATACCGAAATGCAACAGCAAAAAAGTCGGGCACGCGCCGCCGCCAAATTTAAAGTAGATCAATCGAAGGTGGATATTTGGCAAATCATAGGCGAGGATACCCCGGAGAATTTTGTGGGGTATGACCAACTCTCGGTCCCCGAAACGCATATCAAGGCCATTAAGACCACAAAAGATACAAATGGTAATCCCTTGTATTATATTGCCTTAGCCCAAACCCCATTTTATGCAGAATCGGGCGGGCAGATGGGAGATACGGGGACACTGACCTTGGGCGGAGAGACGGTACATGTCTTGGAGACGATCAAATTAGATGGCCGAATTGCCCACAGGGTGGATCGCTTGCCTGCGCATACCGACACATCTGTTTCGGCAAAAGTGGATACCGAGCGGCGAAAGCGGATTACCGGGCACCACTCGGCCACCCATTTATTGCACCTGGCCTTGCGCGATCAATTGGGAACACACGTACAGCAGAAAGGCTCTTTGGTGGCGCCAGACCGTTTGCGGTTTGACTTTAGCCACTTCGAGAAAGTAACGGATGCCCAACTTCGGCGCCTCGAAGCCCAAGTGAATGGCTTGATTCGGGAAAACCTTCCCTTGCAGGAAGAACGCCATGTTCCGATTGCAGCGGCACAGGCAAAGGGGGCAATGGCTCTTTTTGGCGAAAAATATGGTGACGAAGTACGGGTGATCACGTTCGGAAGATCGGTAGAACTCTGTGGAGGAACACATGTGGCTGCCACCGGAGAAATTGGCCTGTTCCGGTTTGTCTCGGAAGGATCGGTGGCTTCGGGCATTCGCCGCATAGAGGCGTTGGTGGGCGAGGCGGCCCTTGCACACATCCAGTCGGAATTGGCGGAGTTGGAGGCCATTCGCGGGCTGCTGAAGTCCAAAGGCTCTGCTGCCGAAGACGTGGCTGTTCTGCAAGAAAACCTCAGAATTGCCGAAAAAGCCACGGCGATGTTAAAAATGCAAGGCTTGACCACTCAATTAGCGGGTCTCTTGGCCAACGCGACCGAAGTGCAGGGTATTCGCTTGGTGACTGGTATAATAGAAGGAGCAGACGGAAAAGCCCTTGGTGAACTGGCCCAAATCTTGCGGGATAAAGTTGGCGAAAACGCTGTTTCTGTATTGGGCGCACACGATGGCGAAAAAGTCTTTTTGGCTGCCACTGTTTCCGACGACCTAAACAAAAAGGGTCTTCAGGCGGGCAAGCTCATTGGCCAGGTCGCAAAAATCGTAGGCGGAGGCGGGGGCGGACGGCCTCAGTTAGCTACGGCTGGGGGGAAACAGCCCGATAAGTTGACAGAAGCCCTTGCAGCGGTAAGCGGTTTGCTCTAA
- the dnaX gene encoding DNA polymerase III subunit gamma/tau, with protein MSSEKATREKAFIVTARKYRPQTFGDLVSQAHVSETLRNAIQSGRLAHAYLFSGPRGVGKTTGARLLAKAINCTTSLSERDRGEACRQCESCRSFEEGRSLNIIEIDAASNNSVDDIRALRDKVIIPPQGARKKVYIIDEVHMLSNAAFNALLKTLEEPPPHALFIFATTEPHKVLPTILSRCQRFDFKRIPVADIVYRLKEICVIEGFTADEESLVLIAQKGDGALRDALSVFDQSIALCGTDLRYAELAKALGVIANDLYFAITDMIHQRETAPVFRFVQALVTSGADYLEFVGGLSDHLRNLLVAHSTQSGALIEAAEAVQQRYQEEAARFAEPDLLRMLQLVSEGEQALKTSAQPRLRLEMMLVKLVTMPASVDLHQLLRHLGRLESQIKSGHLPPVASSSGSSSGPSSAPIAGGSPPTSASKPTSYTNPRPALPEGPPTTVAEPALIAARPPAVERSQTTARTPVSYEALFGKPALAGVTPTRPTKVQDSEVPATALSQPTMRIQVAEKVAQEDYNRIFFEANKYWSDFLSRIKRGRIAVFGMLNQTRLDRAERATLMIAAPDAMHADLLTQQRDWLASELADVAGLSRPPSLTFYIQPTQQTETAQKAEAEANDPYQQLQRLSQTNATVRALIDHFGAEIVW; from the coding sequence ATGAGCAGCGAAAAAGCCACCCGTGAAAAAGCCTTTATTGTAACCGCCCGAAAGTATCGGCCCCAAACCTTTGGGGATTTGGTCTCGCAGGCACACGTCTCCGAGACGCTGCGGAATGCGATTCAGTCGGGCCGTCTGGCCCATGCCTATTTGTTTAGCGGTCCGCGCGGTGTAGGTAAAACCACAGGAGCCCGTCTATTGGCCAAAGCCATCAATTGTACCACCTCACTTTCCGAGCGCGACCGAGGAGAAGCTTGTCGGCAGTGCGAATCGTGCCGAAGTTTTGAGGAGGGGCGAAGCCTGAACATTATTGAAATTGATGCGGCCTCGAACAATTCGGTGGATGACATCCGGGCATTGCGGGATAAAGTCATTATTCCACCGCAAGGTGCACGTAAGAAAGTGTATATTATAGATGAGGTGCATATGTTATCTAATGCCGCCTTTAATGCCTTGTTAAAGACGTTGGAAGAACCGCCGCCCCATGCCCTATTTATTTTTGCCACCACCGAACCACACAAAGTCTTACCCACCATTTTGTCGCGGTGTCAGCGTTTTGACTTTAAGCGGATTCCGGTGGCCGATATTGTGTACCGACTCAAGGAGATTTGCGTTATAGAAGGGTTTACGGCAGACGAAGAATCGTTGGTACTTATCGCACAAAAAGGAGATGGTGCACTTCGCGACGCGCTTTCGGTATTTGATCAGTCTATTGCCCTTTGTGGTACCGATCTCCGCTATGCAGAACTGGCCAAGGCATTGGGGGTGATTGCGAATGACCTATATTTTGCCATTACGGATATGATTCACCAGCGGGAAACGGCCCCGGTTTTTCGTTTTGTTCAAGCGTTGGTCACTTCTGGGGCAGATTATTTGGAATTTGTTGGCGGCCTATCTGACCACCTTCGAAATTTATTGGTGGCCCACTCCACACAATCAGGTGCATTGATAGAGGCTGCGGAGGCCGTTCAACAGCGGTATCAGGAGGAAGCGGCGCGTTTTGCCGAACCAGACTTACTCCGGATGTTACAATTGGTCTCGGAAGGGGAACAAGCCCTTAAAACCAGTGCCCAGCCACGCCTGCGATTAGAGATGATGTTGGTCAAACTGGTGACCATGCCTGCATCGGTGGATCTCCACCAGTTGTTGCGGCACTTGGGCCGTCTTGAGTCGCAAATAAAATCTGGTCATTTACCTCCGGTTGCCTCCTCTTCTGGGTCTTCATCCGGCCCTTCTTCTGCGCCAATCGCTGGTGGAAGTCCCCCCACTTCTGCCTCCAAACCAACCTCTTATACCAACCCCAGACCCGCCCTCCCTGAAGGCCCACCCACAACGGTAGCCGAACCTGCTCTTATCGCTGCCCGCCCCCCAGCAGTCGAACGTAGCCAGACCACCGCCCGAACTCCCGTTTCGTACGAAGCCCTTTTTGGTAAACCAGCATTGGCTGGCGTTACGCCCACTCGTCCCACCAAAGTACAGGATTCAGAAGTTCCAGCAACCGCCCTCAGCCAGCCGACGATGCGCATTCAGGTCGCTGAAAAAGTGGCGCAGGAAGACTATAACCGGATATTCTTTGAGGCCAATAAGTATTGGTCAGATTTTCTAAGCCGGATTAAACGGGGACGTATTGCCGTATTTGGTATGCTGAACCAAACACGGTTAGACCGCGCCGAACGTGCTACCTTAATGATTGCGGCGCCCGATGCCATGCATGCAGACTTATTGACCCAACAACGAGACTGGCTGGCTTCGGAGTTGGCAGATGTTGCAGGGCTAAGCCGCCCCCCAAGTTTGACCTTCTACATACAACCCACCCAACAGACCGAAACCGCACAAAAGGCCGAAGCCGAAGCAAACGATCCCTACCAACAACTGCAACGCCTCAGTCAAACCAACGCCACCGTTCGCGCACTGATAGACCACTTCGGTGCAGAAATCGTTTGGTGA
- a CDS encoding FKBP-type peptidyl-prolyl cis-trans isomerase produces the protein MQSRILRSFLVLSLSALFFGGCDIFNKAEVQIEDLVVGTGEVGSLYNSWQVQYTATILGQTTPFEQSTAEKPLTFVNDFSISPTGFSDGIQGMRVGGKRKITVPPSLAWGRNGIKDRNGKVIVPKNATIVFEVELLGQPLVTKTETTAGSGEGADENDLLEVKYKGYFVDARGYFTDGTVFDQSTGDATFKFTLGVSNVIPGWHVGMVGARKGSKRTLIIPPHLGYGSYGVPNYQSGGYSIPPHATLGFEVEVINITKG, from the coding sequence ATGCAAAGCAGAATCCTTCGTTCTTTTCTCGTACTTTCCCTAAGTGCTCTCTTTTTTGGCGGTTGCGACATCTTCAACAAAGCTGAAGTACAAATAGAAGATCTGGTGGTGGGTACGGGCGAGGTTGGTAGTTTGTACAATTCATGGCAGGTACAATACACTGCAACCATTCTCGGACAAACAACCCCTTTTGAGCAATCTACTGCTGAAAAACCGCTTACGTTTGTCAATGACTTTTCAATCTCCCCCACAGGCTTTAGTGACGGTATTCAAGGGATGCGTGTGGGTGGTAAGCGGAAGATCACCGTCCCACCGAGTTTGGCTTGGGGACGAAACGGTATCAAAGACCGCAACGGTAAAGTGATTGTTCCTAAAAATGCGACCATCGTTTTTGAAGTAGAATTATTAGGACAACCCTTGGTCACTAAGACAGAAACCACGGCTGGGTCTGGAGAAGGGGCAGACGAAAATGACCTGCTCGAAGTGAAATACAAAGGTTATTTTGTGGATGCGCGTGGCTACTTCACCGATGGGACGGTTTTTGACCAATCTACGGGTGATGCCACGTTTAAGTTTACCCTCGGGGTGAGCAATGTAATTCCTGGATGGCATGTGGGCATGGTGGGTGCCCGAAAAGGGAGCAAGCGGACGCTAATCATCCCGCCACACCTTGGCTACGGCTCTTATGGCGTCCCCAATTACCAGTCCGGCGGATATTCTATTCCTCCTCATGCCACGCTGGGCTTCGAGGTGGAAGTCATTAATATCACGAAAGGATAG
- a CDS encoding geranylgeranylglyceryl/heptaprenylglyceryl phosphate synthase — protein MNTSIYHTLLEIAAAKGAGFIVLIDPDALSPENMSQFLGDCEAAGTDAFFLGGSLMHVPWMDRYVQMLKQHTTLPIIGFPGSLTQISGHLDAMLYLSVISGRNPDYLFGQHVYAAPILRKLGLEAISTGYMLIESGALTSAQYMSNSMPMPRKKNNIAVATALAAEMMGMKLLMTDAGSGADFPVPVEMVAGITAAVSIPLMVGGGLRTPEMAAARAQAGASFIVVGNAFEDRPDKSFIAEMATATHAGGQKRRFAAP, from the coding sequence GTGAATACATCCATTTATCATACACTTCTCGAAATAGCTGCGGCAAAAGGTGCTGGATTTATCGTCTTGATTGATCCGGATGCCTTGTCTCCGGAGAATATGTCCCAATTCTTGGGCGATTGCGAGGCCGCTGGCACCGATGCTTTTTTTCTTGGCGGAAGCCTGATGCATGTCCCATGGATGGATCGGTATGTGCAAATGCTCAAGCAACACACGACCTTGCCCATTATTGGTTTTCCGGGATCACTCACCCAAATTTCGGGGCATTTGGATGCCATGCTGTATTTATCGGTCATTAGTGGCCGCAACCCCGATTACCTTTTTGGGCAGCACGTTTATGCCGCGCCCATCCTCCGAAAATTAGGCTTAGAGGCCATCTCTACGGGATATATGCTGATTGAAAGCGGCGCTTTGACCTCGGCACAATACATGAGTAATTCTATGCCTATGCCCCGTAAAAAGAACAATATTGCCGTTGCAACCGCCCTTGCCGCCGAGATGATGGGCATGAAACTCTTGATGACCGATGCCGGATCCGGGGCCGATTTTCCCGTACCTGTGGAAATGGTTGCCGGTATTACGGCAGCGGTTTCGATTCCGCTTATGGTGGGTGGCGGCCTGCGTACCCCCGAAATGGCTGCCGCACGGGCACAAGCGGGGGCCTCTTTTATTGTTGTAGGCAATGCCTTTGAAGACCGTCCAGACAAATCGTTCATTGCCGAAATGGCAACTGCCACACATGCAGGTGGCCAAAAACGGCGCTTTGCGGCCCCATAA
- a CDS encoding IS3 family transposase, whose amino-acid sequence TEIFNYIACYYNPKRRHSALGYLCPDKFEEHYFSNLTLCP is encoded by the coding sequence ACACGGAAATCTTCAATTACATAGCGTGCTACTACAACCCGAAAAGGAGGCATTCGGCACTGGGCTATCTTTGCCCCGACAAGTTCGAGGAACACTACTTTTCTAACTTAACGCTGTGTCCGTGA
- a CDS encoding DUF479 domain-containing protein encodes MAHLFLAENTPESRLGNLLGDFVKGGLATLPYPPDVVKGIAEHRQIDAYTDHHPIVKQSQAFIGSHNRRFAGIAIDVIYDHFLARDWSSFHPMPLQEFTTQCYLEVKSRWDLLPPRLRFVLPYMEKDDWLAGYAHRIGIENALTGLGKRMQRQFGVPNQFADTYLDFTTHYEPLGEHFTAFFPQLRAFVATLRDDAVTPIAEFPATVQK; translated from the coding sequence TTGGCACACCTTTTTCTGGCCGAGAACACGCCGGAATCTCGGTTGGGTAACCTGCTTGGGGATTTTGTAAAAGGCGGTTTGGCCACGTTGCCATATCCGCCGGATGTGGTTAAGGGCATTGCAGAACACCGTCAGATAGATGCTTATACCGACCATCATCCCATTGTTAAGCAAAGTCAGGCTTTCATCGGTAGTCACAACCGACGCTTTGCGGGTATTGCCATAGACGTCATCTATGATCATTTTTTGGCACGTGATTGGTCCTCGTTCCATCCCATGCCACTTCAGGAGTTTACAACCCAATGTTATCTCGAAGTCAAGAGTCGGTGGGATCTACTACCACCACGGCTTCGATTTGTTTTGCCCTATATGGAAAAAGACGACTGGTTGGCCGGATATGCCCACCGTATAGGGATCGAAAACGCCTTGACTGGGCTGGGGAAGCGAATGCAGCGTCAATTTGGCGTCCCCAACCAATTTGCCGACACCTATTTAGATTTCACAACCCACTATGAACCATTGGGAGAACACTTCACGGCCTTTTTTCCGCAGCTACGCGCATTTGTTGCTACCTTACGGGACGACGCTGTTACTCCCATAGCCGAATTTCCGGCTACTGTTCAGAAATAA